Proteins from a single region of Anaerolineae bacterium:
- a CDS encoding ISAs1 family transposase, whose amino-acid sequence MLPETSLLAYFADLEDPRNDHQCTHPLMNIIVIAILGVICGADNWVDIERYGKAKQGWLASFLDLSHGIPSHDTFGRVFRWLDPEAFQARFITWTQSLCQHTQGQLVSVDGKKLRRSHDRPHGREGIWMVNAWATANRLVLGQRQVEDKSNEITAIPPLLEALDITGCVVTIDAMGTQSAIAEAIVAADADYILAVKENQGTLYEDLEMLFEGFEDTEYADALYDDYKQVTEGHGRREIRHCWVVAHPDYWAYLRRASTWPRLTSLVKLITVRTIGTRTEITTRYFISSWRASARQFLQRIQAHWQIENGLHWVLDIAFREDEARLRKDHAPQNMAVLRHMATNLLKQDKSVKVGIAAKRKMAGWDNDYLFRVLCPD is encoded by the coding sequence ATGCTACCCGAAACGAGCTTGCTCGCATACTTTGCAGACCTGGAAGACCCGCGCAATGACCATCAATGCACACATCCGCTGATGAATATCATTGTCATCGCCATCCTGGGGGTGATTTGTGGAGCCGACAACTGGGTAGACATCGAACGGTACGGCAAGGCGAAGCAGGGGTGGCTGGCAAGCTTCCTGGACTTGAGCCATGGGATACCGTCGCATGACACCTTTGGCCGAGTGTTTCGCTGGCTAGACCCGGAAGCGTTTCAAGCCCGGTTCATCACCTGGACACAAAGCCTGTGCCAACACACGCAAGGTCAGTTAGTCAGTGTGGATGGCAAGAAGCTACGGCGGTCGCATGACCGGCCCCATGGCCGAGAGGGCATTTGGATGGTGAATGCCTGGGCAACAGCGAACCGACTGGTGCTGGGACAGCGGCAGGTGGAGGACAAAAGCAATGAAATCACCGCCATACCGCCGTTGTTAGAGGCCCTGGACATAACCGGGTGTGTGGTGACGATTGACGCCATGGGCACACAAAGTGCGATTGCCGAGGCTATCGTGGCGGCAGATGCCGACTACATCCTGGCGGTCAAAGAGAACCAGGGCACACTCTACGAAGACCTGGAGATGTTATTTGAGGGTTTTGAAGACACCGAATATGCCGATGCGCTCTACGATGACTACAAACAGGTCACCGAAGGGCATGGCCGCCGTGAAATCCGGCACTGTTGGGTCGTGGCCCACCCCGATTACTGGGCCTACCTGCGCCGTGCGTCCACCTGGCCACGCCTAACCAGCCTGGTCAAACTGATAACCGTGCGCACCATCGGTACCAGGACGGAAATCACAACCCGCTACTTCATCAGTAGTTGGCGGGCTTCCGCCCGGCAGTTCTTGCAGCGCATCCAGGCCCATTGGCAGATTGAAAACGGCCTCCACTGGGTGCTGGACATCGCTTTCCGTGAAGATGAAGCCCGCCTTCGCAAAGACCATGCCCCCCAGAACATGGCCGTGCTCCGCCACATGGCAACCAACCTGCTCAAACAGGATAAATCCGTCAAAGTGGGTATCGCGGCCAAACGCAAGATGGCCGGCTGGGACAATGACTATCTATTCCGCGTGCTATGCCCAGATTAG
- a CDS encoding response regulator, translating into MISRAKLLVVEDDVDISNMLRIYFNGQGYDVHVAPRGGDALEYTRRQLPHLIVLDIMLPDMDGYTVCRELRTTTRTSHIPIIFLTQKDERSDKIAGLELGADDYITKPFDIEELRLRVQNAIQRSEMISLTDPNSNLPSGRLIEEQLRSRAIACASLIWA; encoded by the coding sequence ATGATCAGCAGAGCCAAGCTTCTGGTTGTTGAGGACGATGTCGATATCTCCAACATGCTGCGCATCTACTTCAATGGCCAGGGATACGACGTCCACGTTGCGCCGCGTGGCGGTGATGCGCTGGAGTACACCCGCCGGCAACTGCCACACCTGATCGTGCTGGACATCATGTTGCCGGATATGGACGGCTATACCGTCTGCCGGGAACTGCGGACGACAACCCGTACCAGCCACATCCCGATCATCTTCCTGACCCAGAAAGACGAGCGCAGCGACAAGATCGCCGGGCTGGAACTGGGCGCGGATGACTACATCACTAAGCCTTTCGATATCGAGGAGCTACGGCTGCGCGTCCAGAACGCCATCCAGCGCTCGGAGATGATCTCCCTGACCGATCCCAATTCTAACCTGCCCAGTGGGCGGCTGATCGAGGAGCAGTTGCGCAGTAGGGCAATCGCATGTGCTTCTCTAATCTGGGCATAG
- a CDS encoding diguanylate cyclase encodes MRSLLRNPSNNTWTYIDLKINHLEAFKEVYGFLAGNDVQRFTALLLGEVVDELGTPNDFVGHPGGDNFIIITHSPDPEAMRGRIETRFENEIKQHYSFIDRERGYVIVQSEGIERQAPLMTISTGAVSARMHTFADIREITELAAEDRRSGGQAAIEDYETEW; translated from the coding sequence TTGCGCAGCCTGCTGCGGAACCCTTCCAACAATACGTGGACGTACATCGATCTCAAGATCAACCATCTGGAAGCTTTTAAGGAAGTATATGGCTTTCTGGCCGGCAATGATGTTCAACGTTTTACCGCATTGTTGCTTGGCGAAGTGGTGGACGAACTGGGCACGCCCAACGATTTTGTCGGTCATCCCGGCGGGGATAACTTCATCATCATCACCCATAGCCCCGATCCGGAGGCCATGCGGGGGCGGATCGAAACACGCTTTGAGAACGAGATCAAGCAGCATTATTCGTTTATCGACCGCGAGCGCGGTTATGTGATTGTTCAGAGTGAGGGGATCGAGCGGCAGGCGCCGCTGATGACCATCTCCACCGGCGCGGTATCCGCGCGGATGCACACTTTTGCCGACATCCGCGAGATCACGGAGCTGGCCGCCGAGGATCGCCGGTCCGGCGGGCAGGCAGCGATCGAAGATTACGAAACGGAGTGGTGA
- a CDS encoding shikimate dehydrogenase has product MSNPAITDTFAFIIHPIDPKKDVSRKWPWLGRLLTPEQVDFFSLFFPPVYISEITGIRSASTGRELRGWFVACPFTPQRMMTLPEARVYRKIIATGRLAERLGARILGLGAYTSVVGDAGITIARALDVPVTTGDAYTIAMAVEAVRRAAAIMGIGLGQAHAAVVGATGAIGQVCAELLAGDVARLTLVSRRPDALAALQERCAAAGSAELITSTDPASIYDADLVLTVTSAITAVIEPEHLKPGAVVCDVARPRDVSRRVGEQRDDVLVIEGGMVEVPGDVDFHFDFGFPPRMAYACMAETMALALEGRYEDYSLGKQISRARVEEISAIAARHGFRLGPFRSFERGPVTPETIARVQERAASERRRWSPRHGR; this is encoded by the coding sequence ATGTCCAACCCGGCTATCACCGATACCTTTGCCTTCATCATCCACCCGATTGATCCCAAAAAGGATGTCTCGCGCAAGTGGCCCTGGCTGGGCCGCCTGTTGACTCCTGAGCAGGTGGATTTTTTCTCGCTGTTCTTCCCGCCGGTCTACATCTCTGAGATCACAGGGATTCGCTCCGCCAGCACCGGCCGCGAACTGCGGGGCTGGTTTGTGGCCTGTCCGTTCACGCCGCAGCGGATGATGACCCTGCCAGAAGCGCGCGTTTACCGCAAGATCATCGCTACAGGCCGGCTGGCCGAGCGTCTTGGTGCGCGGATACTGGGCCTGGGCGCTTACACGTCAGTGGTGGGCGACGCCGGGATCACCATCGCCCGCGCTCTGGATGTGCCGGTGACCACCGGCGACGCTTACACGATTGCCATGGCGGTGGAAGCGGTACGCCGGGCGGCGGCGATCATGGGCATCGGCCTGGGGCAGGCGCATGCGGCGGTCGTCGGCGCGACCGGTGCGATCGGGCAGGTCTGCGCGGAATTGCTGGCCGGGGATGTCGCCCGCCTGACCCTTGTGAGCCGCCGTCCTGACGCGCTGGCAGCGTTGCAGGAGCGCTGCGCCGCAGCCGGCAGCGCAGAACTGATCACCAGCACCGACCCGGCCAGCATCTATGATGCTGACCTGGTGCTGACGGTGACCAGCGCCATCACCGCCGTGATCGAGCCGGAGCATCTTAAGCCGGGGGCGGTCGTCTGCGATGTGGCCCGCCCGCGCGACGTTTCCCGGCGGGTGGGGGAGCAGCGTGACGACGTACTGGTGATCGAGGGTGGCATGGTGGAAGTGCCTGGCGACGTCGATTTTCACTTCGATTTTGGTTTTCCGCCGCGTATGGCCTATGCCTGCATGGCTGAGACGATGGCCCTGGCCCTGGAAGGCCGCTACGAGGATTACAGTCTGGGCAAGCAGATCTCCCGTGCCCGCGTGGAGGAGATCAGCGCGATTGCCGCCCGGCACGGTTTTCGACTGGGGCCTTTCCGCAGTTTTGAGCGCGGCCCGGTCACGCCGGAGACGATCGCCCGCGTACAGGAGCGCGCTGCCAGCGAGCGGCGGCGCTGGTCGCCGCGTCACGGCCGTTAA
- a CDS encoding multidrug transporter — protein sequence MAPKLRKFILQDERHIPPFNEPASELSFMGKQLKLHQEDLLAEYFGEQLEPTAELPLTRLEELAERDVDGPCLVFRASIYFDREYLDAFYRAARRLAQQTGRAMRAAYAPDDRVFQTYVRPLTRGFEPYYGPDGEVACYMADLWYFPAGYTDDIQPMIIPTDPQEKGFYSVPHYMSQDGQDLTHFLSERVLFSIESWVHVYFANTVQGVFARGSRFEERIKRSNFLQLKMLWRAILEWKQLLSSSALVKVGKNTQIHPSATILGPTTIGDNCYIGPGVVIDNCHIGDNVSIDQGCQLMTSVIGNNCFFPFRASCYFSVFMNNSILAQNTCVQMCVIGRNTFIGAGNTFTDFNLLPTPIRAMSIHGLEEVGQIVLGGCVGHNCRIGSGFVIFPARMIESDTVVAADPNNRVIMRNVTFEQSAHHNMPDYIREMHPRYYPRPGEEAEEEEW from the coding sequence ATGGCTCCTAAACTGCGCAAATTCATCCTGCAGGACGAACGGCACATCCCGCCGTTCAACGAACCGGCCAGCGAGCTGTCTTTTATGGGTAAGCAGCTCAAGCTGCACCAGGAGGACTTGCTGGCGGAATACTTTGGCGAGCAGCTTGAGCCGACCGCGGAGTTACCGCTGACCCGGCTGGAAGAACTGGCGGAGCGCGATGTTGACGGGCCATGCCTGGTTTTCCGCGCCAGCATCTACTTTGACCGCGAGTATCTGGACGCCTTCTACCGGGCGGCGCGGCGGCTGGCGCAGCAAACCGGGCGGGCGATGCGGGCGGCCTACGCGCCGGATGATCGCGTTTTTCAGACTTATGTCCGGCCACTGACGCGCGGCTTCGAACCGTACTATGGCCCCGATGGAGAAGTGGCCTGTTACATGGCTGACCTGTGGTACTTCCCCGCCGGGTACACGGATGACATCCAGCCGATGATCATCCCCACCGATCCGCAGGAGAAAGGCTTCTATTCCGTCCCGCACTATATGTCCCAGGATGGGCAGGACCTGACGCATTTCCTTTCCGAGCGGGTGCTGTTTTCCATCGAGAGCTGGGTGCATGTCTACTTTGCCAATACGGTGCAGGGCGTCTTTGCCCGTGGGAGCCGCTTTGAGGAACGGATCAAGCGGAGCAACTTTCTGCAGCTCAAGATGCTGTGGCGGGCCATCCTGGAATGGAAGCAGTTGCTCTCCAGTTCGGCGCTGGTTAAGGTGGGCAAGAATACCCAGATTCACCCGTCGGCGACCATCCTGGGGCCGACCACCATCGGCGATAACTGCTACATTGGGCCGGGGGTGGTGATCGATAACTGTCATATCGGGGATAACGTCAGCATCGACCAGGGCTGTCAGTTGATGACCAGCGTTATCGGCAACAATTGCTTCTTCCCCTTCCGGGCTTCGTGCTACTTCAGTGTCTTCATGAACAACTCCATCCTGGCTCAGAACACGTGCGTCCAGATGTGTGTGATCGGACGCAATACGTTCATTGGCGCGGGCAACACCTTCACCGACTTCAACCTGCTGCCCACGCCGATCCGGGCGATGAGCATCCACGGCCTGGAAGAAGTGGGGCAGATCGTGCTGGGCGGTTGCGTGGGGCATAACTGCCGCATCGGTTCCGGTTTTGTGATCTTCCCGGCGCGGATGATCGAATCGGATACCGTTGTGGCCGCCGACCCTAACAACCGTGTGATCATGCGCAATGTGACCTTTGAGCAGAGCGCGCACCATAACATGCCAGATTACATCCGTGAGATGCACCCGCGCTACTACCCGCGCCCCGGCGAGGAAGCTGAGGAGGAGGAGTGGTAG